From a region of the Gossypium raimondii isolate GPD5lz chromosome 10, ASM2569854v1, whole genome shotgun sequence genome:
- the LOC128031867 gene encoding trimethyltridecatetraene synthase-like, producing the protein MATPSWFSYLTPWLATLALILFSLRLCRRRKLNLPPGPKPWPIIGNLNLIGSLPHQSIHALSRKYGPIMQLKFGSFPVVVASSVEMAKAVLKTNDVIFTDRPKTAAGKYTTYNYSDITWSPYGPYWRQARKICLTELFNAKRLESYQYIRREEMNLFLKRLYESSGTQIVLKDHLSSLSLNVISRMVFGKKYTEGSGENEIVTPNEFKEMLDELFLLNGVLDIGDSIPWLSFLDLQGYIKRMKALSKRFDRFLEHVLDEHNARREGAEDYVAKDMVDVLLQLSEDPNLEVKLERHGVKAFTQDMIAGGTESSAVTVEWAISELLKKPEILAKATEELDMVIGRERWVEEKDVVSLPYIESIAKETMRLHPVAPMLVPRVARQDCEIAGYDIPKGTRAFVNVWTIGRDPSLWDNPNEFWPDRFMGKSIDVKGHDFELLPFGAGRRMCPGYPLGIKVIQASLANVLHGFTWKLPNNTTKEDLNMEEIFGLSTPKKYPLEAIAEPRLPLHMYS; encoded by the exons ATGGCAACTCCCTCTTGGTTTTCTTACTTGACGCCATGGCTTGCCACTCTAGCTCTCATCCTCTTCTCCCTTCGCCTCTGTCGTCGCCGGAAACTCAACTTACCACCCGGCCCAAAACCCTGGCCGATAATCGGCAACCTCAATCTCATTGGCTCACTTCCCCACCAGTCCATCCATGCTCTCTCCCGAAAATACGGTCCCATCATGCAACTCAAATTCGGGTCATTCCCCGTCGTCGTTGCTTCATCAGTTGAAATGGCCAAAGCCGTGTTGAAAACCAACGATGTCATCTTCACCGACCGGCCTAAAACTGCTGCTGGCAAATACACTACTTACAATTACTCTGATATTACATGGTCTCCCTACGGTCCATACTGGCGTCAGGCACGAAAAATATGCCTAACAGAGCTTTTCAATGCGAAACGTCTAGAATCATACCAGTATATACGAAGAGAAGAGATGAATTTGTTTCTCAAAAGGTTGTACGAATCATCTGGCACCCAAATCGTTTTGAAAGATCATCTTTCGAGCTTGAGCCTTAATGTAATCAGTAGGATGGTGTTTGGGAAAAAATACACGGAGGGGAGTGGCGAGAACGAGATTGTGACACCAAATGAGTTCAAGGAGATGTTGGACGAGTTGTTCTTGCTTAACGGGGTGCTAGATATCGGTGACTCGATCCCTTGGCTCAGTTTCCTAGATTTGCAGGGCTATATAAAGAGAATGAAGGCCTTGAGCAAAAGATTCGACAGGTTCTTGGAGCATGTGTTGGATGAACACAACGCGAGGAGAGAAGGGGCGGAAGATTATGTTGCGAAGGACATGGTGGATGTGCTTTTGCAGCTTTCTGAGGACCCCAATCTTGAGGTCAAGCTTGAAAGGCATGGTGTTAAGGCATTTACTCAG GACATGATAGCTGGTGGAACAGAGAGTTCAGCCGTGACTGTAGAATGGGCAATCTCGGAGCTATTGAAAAAACCCGAAATTTTGGCAAAGGCCACGGAAGAACTCGACATGGTGATCGGCAGGGAGCGATGGGTCGAAGAGAAGGATGTTGTGAGCCTACCTTACATCGAATCGATAGCCAAGGAAACAATGCGGTTGCACCCGGTGGCACCAATGCTAGTGCCTCGCGTGGCTCGCCAAGACTGTGAAATAGCCGGTTATGACATTCCCAAGGGAACTAGAGCCTTTGTAAACGTTTGGACAATTGGGAGAGACCCTAGCCTTTGGGACAACCCCAATGAATTTTGGCCCGACAGGTTCATGGGAAAGAGTATTGATGTCAAAGGACATGATTTTGAGTTGTTGCCATTTGGAGCCGGAAGAAGAATGTGTCCCGGATATCCCCTAGGGATTAAGGTCATTCAAGCAAGTTTAGCTAATGTTTTACATGGATTTACTTGGAAGTTGCCCAATAATACCACTAAGGAAGATCTCAATATGGAGGAAATATTCGGGCTTTCCACCCCTAAAAAGTACCCACTTGAGGCAATTGCAGAGCCTAGGCTCCCACTTCACATGTACTCTTAG
- the LOC105776390 gene encoding multiple organellar RNA editing factor 7, mitochondrial: protein MPVLVEGCDYERWFIVMEALKRYPLRDEIVGTYIKTLAMALGIEEDAKKSIYSVSTKYYYAFGCKVPEDLVFKIKTLPNVKWVLPDSYSGDPGDNSYEGEQFIDGKVVPYDDKYHSDWIQARNDDRSKGTTHPRKASQK from the exons ATGCCAGTTCTGGTGGAGGGATGTGACTATGAACGCTGGTTCATAGTTATGGAAGCTCTCAAGAGATACCCACTTCGAGATGAGATCGTTGGCACCTACATTAAAACCCTAGCAATGGCTTTGGGAAT TGAGGAGGATGCCAAGAAGTCTATATACTCAGTTTCCACCAAGTATTATTATGCATTTGGTTGCAAAGTACCAGAAGATTTGGTTTTTAAGATTAAAA CTCTACCTAATGTGAAATGGGTTTTACCAGATTCTTATTCGGGGGACCCTGGTGATAATAGCTATGAAG GAGAACAATTCATTGATGGGAAGGTTGTTCCGTATGATGACAAGTATCACTCTGACTGGATCCAGGCTCGAAATGATGATAGAAGTAAAGGAACAACTCATCCAAGAAAAGCaagtcaaaaataa